GTGGAGTGAATTCCAGCACTGTAAACCCATCAATGAGCCAAGGTTTATCTGTCGCCCGAGGAGGATACAGAAAAGTGCTTCACTCCATTTACTCGACACACACTCGCGTTCATCGTGTGGCCGCGGGGCATGCTTGCACACCAGAACATGACCCGCCGTCACCTAAATCCACTATATTTTGTCCCTATTTACCAAATGTCATGAATTCAATATCCAATTGAAATAGGCTTCTACTGTACATGCACTGTCTGGCCCCTGATACCCATGACCTCTTTAGACTGTCCATCCTTGCACCGACACTTTCTGATTGTCCGAGATCATTAATGTCACCCATCTAACAAGAGGATAAAGGAGGGGCGGAGAATTGTCAAATCTCATTGTGCAGATTAGATTAGACTATAAAACCAGCTCCTACAGTCGACCAGTCCCATGGCATGTAGTGGTGGGCATCTTCAAGGCACAATACACTGTATAATACAAGCAGGGATAGTGCAAATAAGAGAAGCGCAGATCTTACCAACAGTCAGCTGTTTCAATGGTAAgtataatgtaaatgtattgttttGGATTCAGAGCGTTTTTACGCACGTTTTTGGGTGTCATTATTCAAACAAATGATTTATTCTTAATTGTCAGCCTAATGATATATGAATTCTGATGTTATCTGGTTCTCAGGAGATCCTGGAGGCGAGAGCGGCGCAAATTGCGCAACGATGGATAACTGACATTTTTACGCGCGTTCACACCACCTGCGACGTTCCCGAAAACGCAGTTTTTGGACCATGTGAGCTGAATCACACCTCTGTTTATGACAGCATCGCCTTCATCGCTCTCAAGTCTATGGACAGAAGATCGGCACCATACATTTTAAGGGTGAGAACATGCACGTAAATCCATGCGCCCTAAACGAATGCGTTCCAAACGTTTGGCTGGGGGCAGTTTCTCATGCCCGAATAAATGTCTAAAATGCATCGAAACTATCAGTTGGCAAAATGCTGTGCTTGACATGTTTTTGTAAGACCGGTTTCTATTTGGCTACACAGGTGGACACCTCAGCCCACAAAATGCCCACTGACGGCCCGATGTGGCTGCGGCTCGTCCAGTCAGCCCGGAGCAGCGAGGAACAGAACCTAGAGGCCTATGTGAAGAACGGACAACTGTTCTTTAGAGCCCTCAGGACGATCCAGATGGATGAGGAGCTTTTGGTGTGGTATGGGAAAGACCTTGCCAAGCTTCTTCTACTGAACCCACTGCAGATGCAAAGCAAAGGTATACATACTCTATGAATGTGTATTacaatatatagatatatattattcaTAGCCATTTTTATGATTTAACTGTTGACTCCAATTGAATATTAAACATTTAAAACTAGATTTCCTCAATATGTTTGTATAATTCAAAGAGTATTGGCAAAGGTTTATGTCATGCAATATTGGCAGAATAATGTGATATTAATCCATATTCATCTTTATAACCAGGTGCTGGTCCATACACATGTACAAACTGCAACCAGGGCTTTGAGTCTGAGTTCCCCTTCCTGGCACATTGGAGATTCCTTTGCACACAAAGACAACCAAACAGCCACACCACCAAACCTGGTCAAGACAACGCCAACCATGTGAAACCTGACTCCCTTCCCGTTCCTGCCTTCAAACTGAGCCATGCAGAGACAAGTCCACAGGATGGAAAACCTGCAACAGACTTCCACAATCTAGCCAGGGATATGGAGAATAACAATAATAAGACAGGCTTGTCTGGTACCAGGTGGGCAGGGAGCGCCCTCAAAAGGAAACACACGGAGGAGAGTTGGAATGGCCCACAGCCTCTAGTCATAAAGCAGGAACCACTGGAGAGAGGTTACTGTACTTTGAACTTGAACCAACAACCTAGCCCGGTCACCTGTCACCTGCCCACCAATATAATAAGGAGCACCTTTGCTAAAGACAGAACCGCTCAATTAAAACCACAACTGAAGACCTCAGGGCCAGAAGACATTAGATCCAACCCACAGAACCAGAGCATTCAGCCCGGAAGTGGCCCAGCAGTGGAGCAGAGTGACTCAAAGAAGAAGACTCTGAAAGACACTCTGTCTCGATCTCCATCCCGCTCTGAGGAAAACTCCACTGACTCTCCTCCTGTCACCTCTGCCTTCAACCAAGTCTCTGTCTCGGAGAACAGGAGAAGTGCCTTCTCCCAGCCCCCACGCTCTGTTCCACTTCCCCAGACTACCCCCCTGCCTGAGAGGGCTAAAATCTCCATTACTACTCCCTCTACTGCCCTCCACAGACCTGTGCTGGTCCAGGGTGTTTTGAAACAGAGGCACCCTCTCTATAGCCCAGCAGCTCTCTGGCCCTGGACCCCAGGGAGACCCCTGCAGGTTCCGATCCCCCCCTCCCCGGTGCTCCTGTCCCCTTCCGTCTCACGACTCTCGCCCCTCTGCCTGCCGGCTCAGAACTGGTGTGCCAAATGCAACATTTCTTTCCGCCTGACTTCAGACCTGGTGCAGCATATGAGGTCTCACCACAAGAGGGCGCTTGATGCCACAGGATCTGCGTGTGGGGTGAAACAACAGCattacagggagagggaagagaggctcAAGTGTTCCATCTGCAGCGAGGTCTTCAGACAACGTCATCACCTTGCACGTCACTTGACCTCTCATACATGAGTTCAGATCATTAGTAAGGTATAATATTCATATTGATGAAGATACTTAATGGGGAACTAATTCAACACATTAAATAACTATTATGTAATTATTATAATGTACATTAACAATGCAATGACATTTTATTTGAAACATGAATGAGTCTGCTTACATGTAAAGCATCATTTTTCCCCCTTAGAAATAGTTTAGATTTTCCTCTCAATTCAGTCAAATGTGACATTTTTAGTATGCTATGTATTTTCTTATTCTTTTacaataaattattattattattttttacaatattaCAATATTTTCGGTGTGGATGTGACTTGATTGTAAGCTTAGTTGTGAACACTAGATGGCACTAGAGAGAAATTTAGAGGGacagaacaaacaaaaaaacaccttTAAATGTTCTTTATTttcttttaaaataaaaaatatacctCTTATTTCACATAAGAACTTAACGTAGAGTACCCTGATAAGTAGCACATTGGGATGGGCAAACAATAAACACATATACACGATAAAAAAAGAAATAGTAAAAAAAGAATAGaatacattaacataaaacatttataaaaagtAATAGCTGTAAGGTAAACCAACGCATGacaaaatgtacaaaaaaaaatAGTTAACTATGCACCGCTGGGTATTCAGTCATATTCATATTCCTTTCACCAAAGATGAGATGAGTTTTGAGGTTTTGTTTTTTGTATCTTTAAAGATTCATCACATATATGTAAGTAATTCATTCCTAACATATGCAAAACACACTATTTATTAAGAACAATAACAGAAAAGAAATAGCTTACATTCTAAGAAGACGGAGCAAGCCAACCAGCAACAAGCTCATTTACACTATAGAAAGACTACTTCAGAAGAGCATAGAAAATGATCGGTAACCATTACGACCCATTGGTATAAAATAAGAACTGTAAATACTGTGTGGGTAGACACGTTACAAATGAATCATCTGTCAATGTACGGTGCGAGAGGCAAGATCTTCAGTTCTTCAGTCATAGAGGGAGGCATCCTTTCTCTGAGTGCTTTGAACAGTTCTTTCTCCCATCTTCCTCTGCTCTTTCGAGTGCCCGTCGACCATGAGCCTCTTTAGCTGGGTTATAATAATCACCCAGACCAGTGTCCCACTCATGACCGTCACTCACCGATGCTCTCTATGCAGAAGGGATGACCTGCAACATAGGACACATAATACAATGTTTTGAAATACAAACAGTGCACCATGTATGAGCGCAAAATCCACACCAGGAatcgacttgcctagttaaaaaaaggttcAGAATCCAAGTGTAAAGTTAGGTAAAGAATAAAGTCAAGTTACACACCTGAGAGACCTGCGACTGTCCTTCTCCATGTGGTTCTCAGGACCTTCACTCTCATAGGAGGCCAAATGCAGCTCTGCAGAAGAGACCAAAAAAACATGACTCCCCGAAGCCAATGCTATAAGATACAGTACTGATTATAGTAGGTTTTGCACTTTCATAGGAGAGTGGACTTTCATCATCCATTCATATTCTGCATCCTTTACTTAGACAGTACAGAATTTGAAAGGCAGGACATACAGCAGGAACTGTGGACAACAAACCTTGGTATCTGTGGGGAGTACACACGTGCAAACAGCCAGGGTCACGTGTGGGTACCATTAGACCACAGGCGCTGCACATTTCGTACTGTTCTAAATAATTGACACGTTAAACGTAATGTATCTGTGGACAACACTCACCATCCTCGGTGAAGACTGGCGTGGTGACGAGGTACTGGAgaatcttcctgtctctctcgaAGGGACACGTCACCTGGCGCCACACCAGGAACTCACTGACCTGCTTCGCCAAATCCCACAGTTTCTATAGAGAAACAGGAAATGAAAATTCattgaaattaaaaataaatcgACAACCATGTGTTTTTCACCTGCTACTTAAACACTAAAGGCCAATTTCTTCGACCCAGTTTGTTCTAGTCTAAAAAGCTATTTCAATGGAGATTCACCACTGAACATGCTTCTTGGTCGAGGGAAACCAGTTCATACAGTAATAGTCTTGTCATGATTAGCAATAATGCATGTACTGTACATTACTCAGACTCACTTCAAAGTTGACATGACCGTTGGATAGCCGGCTGGCACATCCTTCATTGAGGAAGTAGATGTCCTTGATGAGAAGGCTGAAGAATGGAATGACTATCTTCTCCTGGTTGCTGTGTGCTGTGATGGATCTCTGGGTGGCTCCTCGCAGGGCAGTACGGTAGTTGCTGAAGTTACTGGAGGGGTCCATTTGGTGCTCCAGTATGTCAAATTTGTCTGTGTTGACTTTGCTCCAGGTCTTCTTCAGCCGAGACACAGGACTCATGTTCATCCCggctgtggagagaggagagcaggggttAGGGATCAATTTCATTTCAAAcgaactgaaattccaattctaaGCATTCTATTGTAGAATTGAAAAATAAGATTTAAAAAACATTCTAGAGCCCTGTATTGTAACTTACTGATGATGGCCATGAGTGAGTTGAAGTTGCCGATGTTGAAGCATTCTCTGGCCACGTCTATGAAGAACTCCAAGGCCCGAGCTCTATGCTTCTTCTTTACTGgctggaaggaagaaagaaaaacacaaaaccaTTGGAACTGTGTGAGAAGGAAAGGATAACAGaaacaagggagagagggaaataaggtcgaaggagagagaattacagtagacggggggagagagacagaggcagagagagaaagcgggagacagaaagtgagaaagaaggagagcacTCACCATACAGATTTCAGTGGCCACCAGGTAGCTGAGTCTGTTGAACCAAGCTACATAGGCCTCCAGGTTAGTGGTCTTGCGTTTTCTAAAGAAACTCTGAGGGGAAAGACAGGTCAGGGTTACTttaataaaaatttaaaaaatgattgtCTAGTATGATATCCATGATGGATATGTTGGTGGAGCATTTCAATTAGTTCTGTTTCTTTTCTTGTAAACTATATCTGGGCTAGAGTTGTTTCTCCCAGTCTGTTCATGACTAGTTGTTGTGATGTACTCTGTTGATAATTCTTAATGGACTTACACAATGAAGTCAGCCACAACCCATTCAGTAGCCTCACCATAATTACTGACAGATGGTATCTTATGTAACCAGTGGAAGGTAGAGGACAATGTTATGTGGAAGGTGGTGGACAATGTTATGAGGAAGGTAGTGGACAATGTTATGTGGACGGTAGTGGACAATGTTATATGGAAGGTAGTGGACAATGTTATGTGGAAGGTAGCGGACAATGTTATATGGAAGGTAGTGGACAATGTTATTTGGAAGGTAGTGGACGATGTTATGTGGTAGTTAGTGGACAATGTTATGTGGAAGGTAGTGGACAATGTTATATGGAAGGTAGTGGACAATGTTATGTGGAAGGTAGTGGACAATGTTATGTGGAAGGTAGTGGACAATGTTATATGGAAGGTATTGGACAATGTTATGTGGAAGGTAGAGGACGATGTTATGTGGAAGGTCTTTGACAATATTGTGTGAAATGTAGTGGACAATGTTATGTGGACGGTAGTGGACAATGTTATGTGGCAGGTAGTGGACAATGTTATGTGGAAGGTAGAGGACAATGTTAtgtagaaggtagaggacaatgTTATGTGGACGGTAGTGGACAATGTTATGTGGCAGGTAGAGGACAATGTTATGTGGAAGGTAGAGGACAATGTTATGTGGCAGGTAGAGGACAATGTTATGTGGAAGGTAGTGGACAATGTTATGTGGACGGTAGTGGACAATGTTATGTGGCAGGTAGAGGACAATGTTATGTGGAAGGTAGAGGACAATATTATGTGGAAGGTAGAGGACAATGTTATGTGGAAGGTAGTGGACAATGTCATGTGGAAGGTAGTGGACAATGTTATGCGGAAGGTAGTGGACAATGTTATGTTGCCTACCTTATGGTTGTCCAGGGGATCTTTCACACCAAAGGCTTGGATGAACTCTTCTGGTCCGATAAAACTCAATCTGTCCTAGAATTGGAAACGTAAGAATTCTATTAAGCAAATATTTCTAAAGCAATACTGTATTTCTAACAGTACGGTACTTTAATTGATCGATCACGGGTACTTCTAAATCAACACTAAATTCTAATGAATTTAGTGTTGAACCGGCCATTCAGTCTGAACTTCTCTGAACACCACATATTATGAATATAGTATACAGTACGGTCTACAGTATGTGCTCTCCTCACCAGTTCAATGTGCGTGAGCTGCTGGGCGAGAATAAAAGCATCGTCACTGATGCTCAGTACGTCACTCCTTTGTCCGTTGTGCTGTTTGGTCTTCAGAGCAGTGGGTCTCTCGGCTGAGGAGGCATTGAGTGTGGCGATAGCCTCCTCATACTGACCCAGGGCCGCCAACCTTCGGATTAACCTCTGAGTCATCTGCTGCATGGCCCTCCACGAGTACTGATGTAAAACAACATCGAGCGAGAGATCAATCTATGCATTGTATACAAGTGAATagtttatttccaaaatgctatatccacacatttttcactgtttttttttctccatcagaaatgattgcttatgggtaccttcatgtgtgtgtaaaatataactatttatagattttagatgtgtatgaaaatgtttttttttgtgtgcaaaatgctatatatccattgtttagctggaacGGGATGTTCATgtcctgtatatttgactgtgatctgtggttgtctcacctagcgaTCTTAAGATggatgcactaactgtaagtcgctctgccaaacagcatctgctaaatgactaaaatggcaCCTTTCACCTACAAAATCTCATACTACTAATTTTaaatattgatgtcacaaatgtatcatTTGAAAATGGAGTTATTTGATACATTTGATGTAGTTATTTGATACTTGTTACTTATTTCTCTGCGAGTGAGGGGGATATATAGCATTTAGcaaaaaacatgattatttgtctatctgaatgaatgaatgaaaccaTCAAGCGATAGATTTGAAACAAATACATTTATGTCATTGAACCCATGCCATGATTGGATAATGAAAAAACACACCAATCACTTACATAATTTATTTTAAACAATAAAAGCTCATTTACCCACctttctgaaaatggatatatagcGTTTTGGAAACAATCTTTTTAACTACTGATATTAGAAAACatcaagagacagagagaaacccaTATCAAGGTATATTTGTGTCTGTGCTGATATAACGAGGAGGGCGCTGAGTTCATTATCGAAGTCTGCAACTTGTGAACTTGTTGTGGGTGTGTATTCTCACCTCCTACGCCATCCACGGCGATATAAAACATATGAGCCATCTAACAGGCAACACATATTATGACGTAACGACAAGTgaacataataacacacctaaTGAAAAGACTAACAGCACAAGGCAACATGAACTCAGCGCCCTGTAGCTCAATATGTGATAAATAAAGGTGTCTGATGTCAAACACAACCATAGCTGGTCAAATGAAATGTCTGGTGCCATGTCGACTGTCATCTCTAATGAGTCAGTTAGTCAGAGGTTATATAAGGGTACTGACTTCATCTCCTCTGGCCAGATGATGGCTCATCTCTTTCAGGCAGCGCATCATCCTCTCATCTCTGAAGTCATAGGGAAATGTCTCCGTCCACTCTGTCAACAGCTGCACGATCTTCGGAGCGACGTCTCGTATTCTGATCTAAAGACAGCAAGGAGAAAGATATGCCAGTGTTAGACAGACTGTAAAGAGGGGGTGTCCACTCCTGGTTGTTTCGAACTAGTGTGTGGGTGAGTgcatctctatgtgtgtgtgtgtgtgtgtgtgtgggtgcatctctgtttgtgtgtgtgtgtgtgtgtgtgtgtgggtgggtgcatctgtgtgtgtgtgtgtgggtgcatctctgtgtgtgtgtgtgtgtgtgtgtgtgtgtgtgtgtgtgtgtgtgtgtgtgtgtgtgtgtgtgtgtgtgtgtgtgtgtgtgtgtgtgtgtgtgtgtgtgtgtgtgtgtggatgggtgggagggtgggtgcatctctgtttgtgtgtgtgtgtgggtgcatctctgtttgtgtgtgtgtgtgtgtgtgtgtgtgtgtgtgtgtgtgtgtgtgtgtgtgtgtgtgtgtgtgtgtgtgtgtgtgtgtgtgtgtgtgtgtgtgtgtgtgtgggtgggagggtgggtgcatctctgtttgtgtgtgtgcgtgtgtgtgtggatggttgggagggtgtgtgtgtgtgtgtgtgtgtgtgtgtgtgtgtgtgtgtgtgtgtgtgtgtgtgtgtgtgtgtggatgggtgggtgcatctctgtgtgtgtgtgtgtgtgtgtgtgtgtgtgtgtgtgtgtgtgtgtgtgtgtgtgtgtgtgtgtgtgtgtgtgtgtgtgtgtgtgtgtgtgtgtgtgtgtgtgtgtgtgtgtgtgtgttagctaccTTATCAAGCAGCAGGTCTCCAGATCTATGCTGCTCCACACACAGGTGACACACCCGAGACATGAGCTCATACGGGTTGAGGAAGAGGCGGGAACTCAGCAGGAAGGTGAAGACGTACGACCTCTGATGGAGAACAAGAAAAAAGATAGTTAACATCAACTCATGTTGTCGTCAACCAAACACCAACCCAGCACAATATGGCACATTTCCCGCTGTTCAATGGTCATTTCAGTTAATGATATGTACATCCTGAGTGAGTCTACCCATTTGTTCTTCAAGAATATAACGCATGGACAAAGTACACAACCCGGAATATAACCGTAGCCTATTTGGCATAACAGCTTGTATTACTCCCTTGTTtacgtttttgttgttgtcattagTCCCCCTGAGAAAGCATGTTGGACCAGAGATAACAACAGACATCAGAGTAGTAGTCCACTGTACCGTATACACATTtgttcttgaagaatataacagtTAAGCCTTATGAGCTTAATTGTTTTCCCCTTTCATAACCCCCAAAATGTTTGTATGATTCCattgtttatgtttttgttggACTTAGAGATAAGACTCACGTCAGGGTAGTAGTCTACTGTGGGAACTAAGTGTTGTATTAGGGCCTCCAGGGAGCCTGAAACAAGACTGTTGTCATGATAGCACATGTCCCCGTAGCTCGCTTCCATGGGCTGGTGGTATTTGTGgagattgtggttgttgttgtaagGGCTGGGGTTGAACTTGCCAGCGTATGGTGTCGTGGGAGGCATATTGACCTGTCAAAGAGATTTCAAATATAAAAACAATGTCAAATCTTTGTTCTTCCCTTAAACTCACAACTAAATACTTTATTTTTCATGGTTTCAACTGAAGGTTATTTTCcccaagaaagagagagagtgtgtgtgtatgtgtgtgcgcgcgcatgtgCACacttgtgtttatgtgtgtgtaacagggagaaaatatgttttttttaaatggaataattTATGTAATAACTACTGGCAGTGTGTGATAAGTTACCCTAATAAGTTACCCTCACTACTGCTGATTCTAACTCTACACCATGCTGGTATAAGCCTGACTATGCCACTGTCTCATGTCCTTACTACTGCTGATTCTACTTCATTCTGGTATAAGCCTGACTATGCCACTGTCTCATTTACCCGCCATCCTGGCacatccctttcctctccctgCTGGCTTCCTTAAAACTGTTAAGAGATTAAAGGTACTTTATTCTTTAgtctggacagacagagaggccgCATTAATGATGGTGACCTGCTACAACAGGAGCTGATGATCTACCCCGCGATAGACGTTTTCAAGCAATCACCGACCAGCATTACTACAACatgtacccccccccacacacacacacacagagtaaagCTTGGGCCTACTAAAGCCTTCTACATTTGAATGAAAGTGACATTCTCTGACTGACCAACAGGCTGACACTACACCACAGCCTGGCGGGGGGATGAAAATGGATCATAAAGGGTTAAGTGGAAACAGATAAGAACCTCATCTATCTGATAGAGAAGCAACTATACCAGAGTTGTGAAATAAAACAGCTATACTATGCTGTATCCATCTTGGATATATAAGGGTGGATGCTGTTTATAAGAGGAAGGAATAATAAACCTCATGTCCCACCCTGTTTGGTCTGTTCCCTAGCCTAGAAAAAAAGAACTGAACATCTGATAGAGAAGCAAATACGGTCATAAAATAAGATGGGTGTTGTTTCTAAGAAATCTCATTCCCACACATATCCCACCCTGTttgtctgttccccagtctactGTAACCATCTAACTGTAGCCCAGGCAGGGTAAACACAGCCCAACCCACACCCCCTGGCACAGTTTATTACTCTTGACTCATGCACTC
The sequence above is drawn from the Oncorhynchus gorbuscha isolate QuinsamMale2020 ecotype Even-year linkage group LG11, OgorEven_v1.0, whole genome shotgun sequence genome and encodes:
- the LOC124047773 gene encoding PR domain zinc finger protein 8-like, with protein sequence MEILEARAAQIAQRWITDIFTRVHTTCDVPENAVFGPCELNHTSVYDSIAFIALKSMDRRSAPYILRVDTSAHKMPTDGPMWLRLVQSARSSEEQNLEAYVKNGQLFFRALRTIQMDEELLVWYGKDLAKLLLLNPLQMQSKGAGPYTCTNCNQGFESEFPFLAHWRFLCTQRQPNSHTTKPGQDNANHVKPDSLPVPAFKLSHAETSPQDGKPATDFHNLARDMENNNNKTGLSGTRWAGSALKRKHTEESWNGPQPLVIKQEPLERGYCTLNLNQQPSPVTCHLPTNIIRSTFAKDRTAQLKPQLKTSGPEDIRSNPQNQSIQPGSGPAVEQSDSKKKTLKDTLSRSPSRSEENSTDSPPVTSAFNQVSVSENRRSAFSQPPRSVPLPQTTPLPERAKISITTPSTALHRPVLVQGVLKQRHPLYSPAALWPWTPGRPLQVPIPPSPVLLSPSVSRLSPLCLPAQNWCAKCNISFRLTSDLVQHMRSHHKRALDATGSACGVKQQHYREREERLKCSICSEVFRQRHHLARHLTSHT
- the LOC124048596 gene encoding ras-GEF domain-containing family member 1B-B-like isoform X1 codes for the protein MDNDVNMPPTTPYAGKFNPSPYNNNHNLHKYHQPMEASYGDMCYHDNSLVSGSLEALIQHLVPTVDYYPDRSYVFTFLLSSRLFLNPYELMSRVCHLCVEQHRSGDLLLDKIRIRDVAPKIVQLLTEWTETFPYDFRDERMMRCLKEMSHHLARGDEYSWRAMQQMTQRLIRRLAALGQYEEAIATLNASSAERPTALKTKQHNGQRSDVLSISDDAFILAQQLTHIELDRLSFIGPEEFIQAFGVKDPLDNHKSFFRKRKTTNLEAYVAWFNRLSYLVATEICMPVKKKHRARALEFFIDVARECFNIGNFNSLMAIITGMNMSPVSRLKKTWSKVNTDKFDILEHQMDPSSNFSNYRTALRGATQRSITAHSNQEKIVIPFFSLLIKDIYFLNEGCASRLSNGHVNFEKLWDLAKQVSEFLVWRQVTCPFERDRKILQYLVTTPVFTEDELHLASYESEGPENHMEKDSRRSLRSSLLHREHR
- the LOC124048596 gene encoding ras-GEF domain-containing family member 1B-B-like isoform X2; the encoded protein is MPPTTPYAGKFNPSPYNNNHNLHKYHQPMEASYGDMCYHDNSLVSGSLEALIQHLVPTVDYYPDRSYVFTFLLSSRLFLNPYELMSRVCHLCVEQHRSGDLLLDKIRIRDVAPKIVQLLTEWTETFPYDFRDERMMRCLKEMSHHLARGDEYSWRAMQQMTQRLIRRLAALGQYEEAIATLNASSAERPTALKTKQHNGQRSDVLSISDDAFILAQQLTHIELDRLSFIGPEEFIQAFGVKDPLDNHKSFFRKRKTTNLEAYVAWFNRLSYLVATEICMPVKKKHRARALEFFIDVARECFNIGNFNSLMAIITGMNMSPVSRLKKTWSKVNTDKFDILEHQMDPSSNFSNYRTALRGATQRSITAHSNQEKIVIPFFSLLIKDIYFLNEGCASRLSNGHVNFEKLWDLAKQVSEFLVWRQVTCPFERDRKILQYLVTTPVFTEDELHLASYESEGPENHMEKDSRRSLRSSLLHREHR